The following coding sequences are from one Venturia canescens isolate UGA chromosome 5, ASM1945775v1, whole genome shotgun sequence window:
- the LOC122410826 gene encoding tetraspanin-7-like, whose translation MGKRLETIAAMACMTTLLMLFNFAFWCSGLLMLCVGIGMRIQLRDYVDMSVEGSGAALLALACLGALVVVAATLACCCTARGHPALLYLYGAFLAVVALLELGAGASVYAYRNALNEGFDQSLNDSLAAYNINPDKTSHIDTIQTTLHCCGNRGYTDWLDLKPPKEVPTSCCILPDCDSKNPDVIYTEGCYNRVIDFINGNIGPVAGTAIGVAFFPLVGVFLACCLASNINKAKYEQVA comes from the exons ATGGGCAAACGCTTGGAAACTATAGCCGCGATGGCTTGCATGACGACTCTCCTGATGCTCTTCAATTTCGCCTTCTGG TGTTCCGGACTTCTGATGCTTTGCGTTGGAATTGGGATGAGAATACAACTGCGAGACTATGTTGACATGAGCGTCGAGGGCAGTGGAGCTGCCTTGTTAGCCCTCGCCTGTCTCGGTGCTCTCGTCGTAGTTGCTGCAACTCTTGCCTGTTGCTGCACAGCCCGAGGTCATCCAGCGTTGCTCTATCTC TACGGAGCCTTCTTGGCAGTGGTAGCGCTCCTCGAGCTCGGAGCCGGAGCCTCGGTTTACGCTTATCGCAATGCTCTCAACGAGGGCTTCGACCAGAGCTTGAACGACAGTCTCGCGGCCTATAACATCAATCCTGACAAAACGAGCCATATCGATACCATCCAGACGACG TTGCATTGCTGTGGAAATCGGGGGTACACCGATTGGTTGGACTTGAAACCCCCGAAGGAAGTTCCGACGTCCTGCTGCATACTTCCGGATTGTGATTCCAAAAATCCTGATGTCATTTACACCGAG ggctgttacaaccgagtgatcgACTTTATCAATGGCAACATCGGTCCCGTCGCCGGCACCGCGATTGGAGTTGCGTTCTTTCCGTTGGTTGGGGTCTTCTTAGCTTGTTGTTTGGCGAGCAACATTAACAAAGCGAAATACGAGCAGGTAGCTTAG
- the LOC122410825 gene encoding uncharacterized protein produces MAIAMTEEMGASLHRGLSEWWSEETEYIFQRIERWAALARGYNRLRSQRLSRGRLTMQEEQEPRWSISSNKIVIEDPDWSPRFHNLRRSHRRKSRTDENCRINCCGTFNYQSSCNLDSNCLENYRYDHSIYFKTIGDIKSSKRDGASVSDEENEGASGDERVEWEAKSPIQLFDEFCNNDEPVEDPVYKVPDDDAGVRIRVNGFSFDERSSFDEPRDRAKQSVWPIVDLSKLSLDVDSQNDNSTDEPTRIDNCDDLNSRNSDYDNNNSDESNLDTTEKMIQLQLSQLTTNQTRLDSSLQTLDNSITSPKNHSTLPRITSMRRSRRSSRKVRQPAVVGDNNVLWPSVLLNYTKNADNSAVSPHHYRAFQVK; encoded by the coding sequence ATGGCGATCGCGATGACCGAGGAAATGGGGGCTTCGCTGCATCGCGGCCTGTCGGAGTGGTGGAGCGAGGAAACCGAGTACATTTTCCAGAGGATTGAGCGATGGGCGGCCCTGGCGCGAGGCTACAATCGCCTGCGTTCCCAGAGGCTGTCGCGGGGGCGTTTGACGATGCAGGAAGAGCAGGAGCCTCGGTGGAGCATCTCGTCGAACAAGATAGTGATCGAGGACCCGGACTGGTCGCCGCGTTTTCACAACCTCCGGAGATCCCATCGAAGGAAGTCCCGCACCGATGAGAACTGCCGCATCAATTGTTGCGGCACTTTCAATTACCAATCGAGCTGCAACCTCGACAGCAACTGCCTCGAAAACTATCGCTACGATCACAGCATTTATTTCAAAACGATCGGCGACATCAAGAGTTCCAAGAGGGACGGAGCTTCGGTGAGCGACGAAGAGAACGAGGGAGCATCCGGCGACGAGCGGGTCGAGTGGGAGGCCAAAAGTCCGATCCaacttttcgatgaattttgcaACAACGATGAGCCCGTGGAGGATCCTGTTTACAAAGTCCCCGACGACGATGCCGGCGTGCGTATTCGCGTCAACGGTTTCTCCTTCGACGAGAGATCGAGCTTCGACGAACCCCGAGATCGAGCAAAACAGAGCGTTTGGCCCATCGTCGATCTCTCCAAACTCAGCCTCGACGTCGATTCCCAAAACGATAACTCCACCGACGAACCCACTCGCATCGACAACTGTGACGACCTCAACAGTCGAAACAGCGACTACGATAACAACAATTCCGACGAGAGCAACCTCGACACGACAGAAAAAATGATCCAACTTCAACTCAGTCAATTAACGACCAACCAAACGCGCTTAGACTCGAGCCTCCAAACTCTCGACAATTCAATTACCTCGCCCAAGAATCATTCGACTTTACCAAGGATCACGAGCATGAGGAGATCCAGAAGAAGCTCGAGGAAAGTTCGACAACCGGCGGTCGTCGGTGACAACAACGTTCTGTGGCCGAGTGTTTTGCTCAATTACACGAAAAACGCCGACAACTCGGCCGTCTCGCCGCACCACTATCGTGCATTTCAAGTCAAATAA
- the Dsk gene encoding uncharacterized protein Dsk, with translation MKLIPTTIVCLMALGVLLCGFCEAAAEIAPNLHRRFRNRLPSRGYSGDEFVVEDEDSMELNKRQLFDDYGHMRFGKRDRFDDYGHMRFGRNHE, from the exons ATGAAGCTCATCCCCACCACCATCGTCTGCCTAATGGCTCTCGGCGTTTTACTCTGCGGATTCTGTGAGGCCGCTGCCGAAATCGCGCCCAACCTTCATCGGAGGTTTCGAAATCGTCTGCCGTCCCGCGG GTATTCTGGCGACGAGTTCGTCGTCGAGGACGAAGATTCGATGGAGCTGAACAAACGCCAACTCTTCGACGATTACGGCCACATGAGATTCGGCAAACGAGATCGATTCGACGACTACGGACACATGCGATTCGGTCGCAATCACGAGTAG
- the LOC122410440 gene encoding uncharacterized protein, translated as MDESSVVSEKLDSDWKLIAPDETAEITFVNGNSYKGRISRKKMEGHGVYRWRNGAQYTASIIVEKKGKKNIHSSRETMMRFSRIITEFFSIFETLVQGHFEDNKIHGKGRIEWPNGAWYEGDFENGYRHGKGMMLDKDRGFLYLGHWEHDRKHGTGYFTYIDVGSYDGDWIMDKPEGSGIRNYPNGSRYVGKWKGAFRHGTGTMTWPNGDVYRGEWKNGAMHGYGEYTWNGFLNKTLSWPQEACYMGEWQEGTRTGRGQITLNSVGGARYSGEWRENKKHGTGTIIGNNGEITEVLFENDILQALGKPESRAGKSEAESKNVDKSGRGTGPGMKSTEKTDKLLEACTTTVAQPEQHVSLDHYLDRLRPKKSSPSSVSLVSLTSERSETKGRCGVCENESCRCLSESGVKSNVREEAEPSTVPPKVLNSSLTPTSKNPTTVARSRRQNVPVKTSDSEISEMEMNLEKEKYWTYNCITTHMPRIRKIYDDYAKIFANVTPKCRLSMSRLALWQLWRDCGVHKKFLSLVQIDNHLAANESTLMGNSSCPFERIEIWQLIHAFLEVSWHFYTKNGEHDATTGYPGKLANGLNTFLINDIYKNVGKCTGGENLKVSSESLPAETSMPEFLMGGRNSVTVGEKLSFFINDETSLLQPKPRLISIEGNDRSDNSLHAFRELGSKAFIDIMSSVCPMIRDSETGAIINIQYELSFLEFLEIFIEAGKRLVLQRKMRKESSSEHHEIEEKDSSQNVAKDEELKRSNIRISSVNKAVKTKKRLSSRR; from the exons ATGGACGAGTCATCGGTTGTCAGTGAGAAATTGGATTCCGATTGGAAGTTGATCGCGCCGGACGAAACGGCCGAAATCACTTTCGTCAATGGGAACTCTTACAAGGGACGAATaagcaggaaaaaaatggaaggcCACGGCGTCTATCGGTGGCGTAACGGAGCTCAATACACAGCGAGTataattgtagaaaaaaaaggaaaaaaaaatattcactcgAGTCGCGAAACGATGATGCGATTTTCCAGAATTATTACCGAGTTTTTTAGCATTTTCGAAACACTCGTACAGGGGCACTTCGAAGACAATAAAATCCATGGCAAGGGCCGCATCGAGTGGCCGAATGGAGCTTGGTACGAGGGAGACTTCGAGAACGGTTATCGGCACGGAAAAGGCATGATGCTTGACAAAGATCGTGGCTTCTTGTACCTCGGTCACTGGGAACATGATCGAAAACATGGAACAGG ATACTTCACTTACATCGACGTTGGTTCGTACGACGGTGACTGGATAATGGACAAACCCGAGGGTTCCGGAATTCGTAATTATCCGAACGGCTCGCGTTACGTGGGCAAATGGAAAGGAGCGTTTCGACACGGAACGGGCACGATGACCTGGCCCAACGGTGACGTTTATCGAGGAGAATGGAAAAACGGAGCAATGCATGG GTATGGAGAGTACACGTGGAACGGTTTTTTGAACAAGACATTGAGCTGGCCGCAGGAAGCGTGTTACATGGGCGAATGGCAGGAGGGAACTCGTACCGGTAGAG GCCAAATAACTCTGAACTCGGTCGGGGGTGCAAGGTATTCGGGGGAATGGAGGGAGAATAAAAAGCATGGAACCGGTACAATAATCG GCAATAACGGCGAGATCACTGAGGTGCTTTTCGAAAACGATATTTTGCAAGCTCTCGGCAAGCCCGAGAGTCGAGCAGGGAAGAGCGAAGCAGAATCGAAGAACGTCGACAAAAGTGGCCGGGGAACTGGGCCCGGGATGAA ATCGACCGAGAAGACTGACAAGTTGTTGGAAGCTTGTACGACGACGGTTGCACAGCCGGAGCAGCACGTTTCTCTCGATCATTACCTCGATCGCTTGCGACCGAAGAAAAGCAGTCCAAGTTCAGTCTCCCTCGTTTCTTTGACCTCGGAGAGGTCCGAGACCAAAGGCAGATGTGGAGTCTGCGAGAACGAGTCGTGTCGTTGTCTCAGCGAAAGTGGAGTAAAATCGAACGTTCGGGAAGAAGCGGAGCCGTCGACCGTCCCCCCAAAAGTGTTGAACTCGAGTTTGACTCCAACGTCGAAAAATCCGACCACGGTTGCTCGATCGAGGCGTCAAAATGTTCCAGTGAAGACGTCAGACTCCGAAATCTCCGAAATGGAAATGAAtctggaaaaagaaaaatactggaCGTACAATTGCATCACTACGCACATGCCTCGAATACGAAAAATTTATGACGATTATGCGAAAATTTTTGCAAACGTAACGCCCAAGTGTCGACTCTCTATGAGCAGACTCGCACTGTGGCAGCTGTGGCGAGACTGTGgagtacataaaaaatttctcagtCTCGTACAAATCGACAATCATCTCG CTGCCAACGAATCGACGCTGATGGGAAATTCTTCGTGTCCTTTCGAAAGGATTGAGATCTGGCAGTTGATTCACGCGTTTCTCGAAGTCTCGTGGCACTTTTACACGAAAAACGGAGAGCACGATGCCACCACCGGATATCCTGGAAAGCTGGCAAACGGTTTAAACACCTTTTTGATTAACGACATTTACAAAAATGTTGGCAAATGCACCG GCGGCGAGAATCTGAAAGTTTCGTCAGAATCTTTACCCGCTGAAACGAGCATGCCAGAATTCCTAATGGGAGGTAGAAATTCTGTGACGGTGGGAGAAAAGCtcagtttttttataaacgaCGAAACGTCATTGCTCCAGCCAAAACCTCGTTTGATTTCAATCGAAGGCAACGATCGTtcgg ATAATTCTTTGCACGCTTTTCGAGAACTAGGAAGTAAAGCATTCATTGACATAATGAGCAGCGTTTGTCCGATGATTAGAGACTCTGAAACCGGAGCAATAATCAACATACAGTACGAG CTGAGCttcctcgaatttttggaaatattcATCGAGGCTGGAAAACGATTGGTGttgcaaagaaaaatgagaaaggaATCGAGCTCTGAGCATCACGAGATCGAGGAAAAAGACTCTAGCCAAAACGTCGCTAAAGATGAAGAATTAAAACGCTCGAACATTCGTATTTCCAGTGTAAATAAAGcagtaaaaacgaaaaagagacTGAGCAGTAGACGATAA
- the LOC122410442 gene encoding CDK5 and ABL1 enzyme substrate 2 isoform X3 — MAAALKKNHSRRRLAALTFLSNISLDGSHRDTNLALLPRNGAIHKRTQSESNPVFKEGESVDFDTSTDEAVDGLPEENPNVACTRTHFVQNIQRAGEHHSVSSDSDGIATPAKLSTFHDSDRNQNPFPSALHGSFRERTGTTGSEYSLPERRVGSLYYKKRIVHQTSTLSEDIKHHYNSSTESIGSLRSKSISQTSKPKIKGLNNVQTGVPNAVIIPEVTRELRMMQRPINGHKFGNDRLVLVSAKRVPFLVFSALPYSKGQRTSWSELRRDTGRRRNTSGPRPLSAINDNLDPFGLLGVERAKDGQEISYGQLLVPSRQFQKDRKLPIGDTEAIDFMHVVPNKHHVVSRTKTITWNTDHTKWCLSYDNAVLRPQHAAPESPPMSLVTEGKTFDWDDQCLQYNPNLLDDPELIAGKHRTLLTFTSYMASVIDYVRPSDLKKELNDKFKEKFPHIQLTLSKLRSLKREMRKIAKMEYGIDLLTVAMAYVYFEKLILRNIVTKQTRKLCAGACLLLAAKLNDVKGDILKSLIERTESVFRLNHKDLITSEFAVLVALEFGLHVPTWEIFPHYQRLIYES; from the exons ATGGCAGCAGCcttaaagaaaaatcattcacgTAGACGTCTCGCAGCGCTTACATTTCTCTCAAATATTTCGCTCGACGGTAGCCACCGTGACACTAATTTGGCACTATTGCCCCGCAACGGAGCTATTCACAAGCGAACACAGAGCGAAAGCAATCCTGTCTTTAAAGAGGGAGAATCCGTCGATTTTGATACTTCCACCGACGAGGCTGTTGATGGCTTGCCTGAAGAAAATCCAAACGTCGCTTGTACCAGAACTCATTTTGTACAGAATATTCAACGAGCCGGCGAGCATCATTCCGTCAGCTCAGATTCTGATGGCATCGCGACACCAGCTAAACTCTCCACTTTTCATGATTCAGacagaaatcaaaatcctTTTCCATCCGCATTACACGGAAGCTTCAGGGAACG TACCGGAACAACCGGCAGCGAATATTCTCTGCCGGAGAGGAGAGTTGGATCGTTGTACTACAAGAAGCGGATCGTTCATCAAACTTCAACTCTCTCGGAAGACATAAAACATCATTACAACAGTAGCACCGAGAGTATCGGATCCTTGCGATCAAAATCGATATCACAAACTTCGAAGCCGAAAATAAAAGGCTTGAACAACGTTCAGACCGGTGTTCCGAACGCGGTGATAATACCGGAAGTAACCCGCGAATTGCGTATGATGCAACGTCCGATAAACGGACACAAATTCGGCAACGATAGGCTCGTACTCGTTTCAGCAAAGAGAGTTccctttctcgttttttcggCACTACCTTACAGCAAAGGACAACGTACAAGTTG GTCCGAGCTACGAAGAGATACCGGACGAAGGAGAAACACTTCGGGTCCTCGACCCCTCTCAGCAATAAATGACAATTTGGATCCTTTCGGTTTGCTGGGGGTCGAAAGAGCTAAAGATGGACAA gaaatcTCTTACGGTCAGCTCCTCGTGCCGTCGAGACAGTTTCAAAAAGACCGAAAACTCCCAATCGGCGACACAGAGGCCATAGATTTTATGCACGTGGTTCCAAACAAGCATCATGTGGTATCAAG GACGAAAACTATAACGTGGAATACGGATCATACCAAGtg GTGCTTATCCTATGATAACGCGGTGCTCAGACCTCAGCACGCGGCTCCTGAATCACCACCTATGTCCCTCGTCACCGAGGGCAAAA CTTTCGATTGGGACGATCAATGTCTACAATACAATCCGAACTTATTGGACGACCCGGAACTTATTGCGGGCAAACATCGTACCTTGCTAACATTCACGTCTTATatg gCTTCGGTTATCGACTACGTTCGACCGTCAGATTTGAAGAAGGAATTGAACGataaattcaaagaaaaatttccGCACATCCAATTGACTTTGAGTAAACTCCGAAg cTTGAAACGAGAAATgcgaaaaattgcgaaaatggAATACGGCATTGATCTCCTCACTGTCGCAATGGCGTACGTTTATTTCGAGAAGCTCATATTGCGTAACATCGTCACCAAGCAGACGAGAAAATTATGTGCCGGTGCTTGCCTCCTGCTCGCAGCTAAACTCAACGATGTTAAGGGCGACATACTCAAATCGTTGATAGAG AGAACCGAAAGTGTCTTTCGACTCAACCACAAAGATCTCATAACCTCAGAATTCGCAGTGCTCGTTGCTCTGGAGTTTGGACTTCATGTACCAACATGGGAGATATTTCCTCACTATCAGCGTCTCATATACGAGTCTTGA
- the LOC122410442 gene encoding CDK5 and ABL1 enzyme substrate 2 isoform X2 → MAAALKKNHSRRRLAALTFLSNISLDGSHRDTNLALLPRNGAIHKRTQSESNPVFKEGESVDFDTSTDEAVDGLPEENPNVACTRTHFVQNIQRAGEHHSVSSDSDGIATPAKLSTFHDSDRNQNPFPSALHGSFRERTGTTGSEYSLPERRVGSLYYKKRIVHQTSTLSEDIKHHYNSSTESIGSLRSKSISQTSKPKIKGLNNVQTGVPNAVIIPEVTRELRMMQRPINGHKFGNDRLVLVSAKRVPFLVFSALPYSKGQRTSCGQSTSGSTPVFRHYAVSNPILRRSELRRDTGRRRNTSGPRPLSAINDNLDPFGLLGVERAKDGQEISYGQLLVPSRQFQKDRKLPIGDTEAIDFMHVVPNKHHVVSRCLSYDNAVLRPQHAAPESPPMSLVTEGKTFDWDDQCLQYNPNLLDDPELIAGKHRTLLTFTSYMASVIDYVRPSDLKKELNDKFKEKFPHIQLTLSKLRSLKREMRKIAKMEYGIDLLTVAMAYVYFEKLILRNIVTKQTRKLCAGACLLLAAKLNDVKGDILKSLIERTESVFRLNHKDLITSEFAVLVALEFGLHVPTWEIFPHYQRLIYES, encoded by the exons ATGGCAGCAGCcttaaagaaaaatcattcacgTAGACGTCTCGCAGCGCTTACATTTCTCTCAAATATTTCGCTCGACGGTAGCCACCGTGACACTAATTTGGCACTATTGCCCCGCAACGGAGCTATTCACAAGCGAACACAGAGCGAAAGCAATCCTGTCTTTAAAGAGGGAGAATCCGTCGATTTTGATACTTCCACCGACGAGGCTGTTGATGGCTTGCCTGAAGAAAATCCAAACGTCGCTTGTACCAGAACTCATTTTGTACAGAATATTCAACGAGCCGGCGAGCATCATTCCGTCAGCTCAGATTCTGATGGCATCGCGACACCAGCTAAACTCTCCACTTTTCATGATTCAGacagaaatcaaaatcctTTTCCATCCGCATTACACGGAAGCTTCAGGGAACG TACCGGAACAACCGGCAGCGAATATTCTCTGCCGGAGAGGAGAGTTGGATCGTTGTACTACAAGAAGCGGATCGTTCATCAAACTTCAACTCTCTCGGAAGACATAAAACATCATTACAACAGTAGCACCGAGAGTATCGGATCCTTGCGATCAAAATCGATATCACAAACTTCGAAGCCGAAAATAAAAGGCTTGAACAACGTTCAGACCGGTGTTCCGAACGCGGTGATAATACCGGAAGTAACCCGCGAATTGCGTATGATGCAACGTCCGATAAACGGACACAAATTCGGCAACGATAGGCTCGTACTCGTTTCAGCAAAGAGAGTTccctttctcgttttttcggCACTACCTTACAGCAAAGGACAACGTACAAGTTG CGGCCAAAGTACTTCGGGTAGTACACCTGTCTTCAGACACTATGCGGTATCTAATCCAATATTACGAAG GTCCGAGCTACGAAGAGATACCGGACGAAGGAGAAACACTTCGGGTCCTCGACCCCTCTCAGCAATAAATGACAATTTGGATCCTTTCGGTTTGCTGGGGGTCGAAAGAGCTAAAGATGGACAA gaaatcTCTTACGGTCAGCTCCTCGTGCCGTCGAGACAGTTTCAAAAAGACCGAAAACTCCCAATCGGCGACACAGAGGCCATAGATTTTATGCACGTGGTTCCAAACAAGCATCATGTGGTATCAAG GTGCTTATCCTATGATAACGCGGTGCTCAGACCTCAGCACGCGGCTCCTGAATCACCACCTATGTCCCTCGTCACCGAGGGCAAAA CTTTCGATTGGGACGATCAATGTCTACAATACAATCCGAACTTATTGGACGACCCGGAACTTATTGCGGGCAAACATCGTACCTTGCTAACATTCACGTCTTATatg gCTTCGGTTATCGACTACGTTCGACCGTCAGATTTGAAGAAGGAATTGAACGataaattcaaagaaaaatttccGCACATCCAATTGACTTTGAGTAAACTCCGAAg cTTGAAACGAGAAATgcgaaaaattgcgaaaatggAATACGGCATTGATCTCCTCACTGTCGCAATGGCGTACGTTTATTTCGAGAAGCTCATATTGCGTAACATCGTCACCAAGCAGACGAGAAAATTATGTGCCGGTGCTTGCCTCCTGCTCGCAGCTAAACTCAACGATGTTAAGGGCGACATACTCAAATCGTTGATAGAG AGAACCGAAAGTGTCTTTCGACTCAACCACAAAGATCTCATAACCTCAGAATTCGCAGTGCTCGTTGCTCTGGAGTTTGGACTTCATGTACCAACATGGGAGATATTTCCTCACTATCAGCGTCTCATATACGAGTCTTGA
- the LOC122410442 gene encoding CDK5 and ABL1 enzyme substrate 2 isoform X1 — translation MAAALKKNHSRRRLAALTFLSNISLDGSHRDTNLALLPRNGAIHKRTQSESNPVFKEGESVDFDTSTDEAVDGLPEENPNVACTRTHFVQNIQRAGEHHSVSSDSDGIATPAKLSTFHDSDRNQNPFPSALHGSFRERTGTTGSEYSLPERRVGSLYYKKRIVHQTSTLSEDIKHHYNSSTESIGSLRSKSISQTSKPKIKGLNNVQTGVPNAVIIPEVTRELRMMQRPINGHKFGNDRLVLVSAKRVPFLVFSALPYSKGQRTSCGQSTSGSTPVFRHYAVSNPILRRSELRRDTGRRRNTSGPRPLSAINDNLDPFGLLGVERAKDGQEISYGQLLVPSRQFQKDRKLPIGDTEAIDFMHVVPNKHHVVSRTKTITWNTDHTKWCLSYDNAVLRPQHAAPESPPMSLVTEGKTFDWDDQCLQYNPNLLDDPELIAGKHRTLLTFTSYMASVIDYVRPSDLKKELNDKFKEKFPHIQLTLSKLRSLKREMRKIAKMEYGIDLLTVAMAYVYFEKLILRNIVTKQTRKLCAGACLLLAAKLNDVKGDILKSLIERTESVFRLNHKDLITSEFAVLVALEFGLHVPTWEIFPHYQRLIYES, via the exons ATGGCAGCAGCcttaaagaaaaatcattcacgTAGACGTCTCGCAGCGCTTACATTTCTCTCAAATATTTCGCTCGACGGTAGCCACCGTGACACTAATTTGGCACTATTGCCCCGCAACGGAGCTATTCACAAGCGAACACAGAGCGAAAGCAATCCTGTCTTTAAAGAGGGAGAATCCGTCGATTTTGATACTTCCACCGACGAGGCTGTTGATGGCTTGCCTGAAGAAAATCCAAACGTCGCTTGTACCAGAACTCATTTTGTACAGAATATTCAACGAGCCGGCGAGCATCATTCCGTCAGCTCAGATTCTGATGGCATCGCGACACCAGCTAAACTCTCCACTTTTCATGATTCAGacagaaatcaaaatcctTTTCCATCCGCATTACACGGAAGCTTCAGGGAACG TACCGGAACAACCGGCAGCGAATATTCTCTGCCGGAGAGGAGAGTTGGATCGTTGTACTACAAGAAGCGGATCGTTCATCAAACTTCAACTCTCTCGGAAGACATAAAACATCATTACAACAGTAGCACCGAGAGTATCGGATCCTTGCGATCAAAATCGATATCACAAACTTCGAAGCCGAAAATAAAAGGCTTGAACAACGTTCAGACCGGTGTTCCGAACGCGGTGATAATACCGGAAGTAACCCGCGAATTGCGTATGATGCAACGTCCGATAAACGGACACAAATTCGGCAACGATAGGCTCGTACTCGTTTCAGCAAAGAGAGTTccctttctcgttttttcggCACTACCTTACAGCAAAGGACAACGTACAAGTTG CGGCCAAAGTACTTCGGGTAGTACACCTGTCTTCAGACACTATGCGGTATCTAATCCAATATTACGAAG GTCCGAGCTACGAAGAGATACCGGACGAAGGAGAAACACTTCGGGTCCTCGACCCCTCTCAGCAATAAATGACAATTTGGATCCTTTCGGTTTGCTGGGGGTCGAAAGAGCTAAAGATGGACAA gaaatcTCTTACGGTCAGCTCCTCGTGCCGTCGAGACAGTTTCAAAAAGACCGAAAACTCCCAATCGGCGACACAGAGGCCATAGATTTTATGCACGTGGTTCCAAACAAGCATCATGTGGTATCAAG GACGAAAACTATAACGTGGAATACGGATCATACCAAGtg GTGCTTATCCTATGATAACGCGGTGCTCAGACCTCAGCACGCGGCTCCTGAATCACCACCTATGTCCCTCGTCACCGAGGGCAAAA CTTTCGATTGGGACGATCAATGTCTACAATACAATCCGAACTTATTGGACGACCCGGAACTTATTGCGGGCAAACATCGTACCTTGCTAACATTCACGTCTTATatg gCTTCGGTTATCGACTACGTTCGACCGTCAGATTTGAAGAAGGAATTGAACGataaattcaaagaaaaatttccGCACATCCAATTGACTTTGAGTAAACTCCGAAg cTTGAAACGAGAAATgcgaaaaattgcgaaaatggAATACGGCATTGATCTCCTCACTGTCGCAATGGCGTACGTTTATTTCGAGAAGCTCATATTGCGTAACATCGTCACCAAGCAGACGAGAAAATTATGTGCCGGTGCTTGCCTCCTGCTCGCAGCTAAACTCAACGATGTTAAGGGCGACATACTCAAATCGTTGATAGAG AGAACCGAAAGTGTCTTTCGACTCAACCACAAAGATCTCATAACCTCAGAATTCGCAGTGCTCGTTGCTCTGGAGTTTGGACTTCATGTACCAACATGGGAGATATTTCCTCACTATCAGCGTCTCATATACGAGTCTTGA